A region of the Terriglobales bacterium genome:
GACAACTACAAGAATGCCGGCCACGGATACACCTCACTGTACGGAGATAAGCAGCGGTATAAAGATACGTACCGGCAAGGTTATGAGGAGGGTTATCAACGTGGCTACAACACCAGGTAGCCTCCGCTATCGCAAGCAAGAACAAGAAGCAGCGAAGGGTGCGCCACCAGGTGCGCCACCCTTCTCGCCACAGATTGAGGGTTTATTTCTCCAGGTAGTCAGTTTGCCATTTCCCGATGCCGGTTAGCTGAACGACGACAGCGCCTTTGGCTTCGACAAAATGAGGGACGTTGGCCGGAATGACGACGAAACTACCTGCCGGGTAGCTCTTTAGCTTCGCTGCGTCGAATTTCGCTCCCTCGCCCACATACCAGGTGCCTTCGATCACCGTGGCCAGTTCGTCTCGCGGGTGCGTATGTGCGAGGACACGCGCACCGTCAGGTATTTTCACGCGATCGATCCAGGTGCCACCCTGGCTGGAGTCGCCGAACAGGTGCGCTCGTTGTCTGCCGTCGTTGTAGTAAGGGGGAGTAAACCACCTTACTTTGTCTGGGGTTAACCCGACAATCTCCTTCTTGCTCGGTTCGGCCAAGCTCGTTGCCCATGCGACTGCCGCAACGATTGTGACTATGGCAGCGACTGCGGAAAAGATCCTCTTCATCGCTTTCTCCTGTCCCAGATTGTCTTGGTTTGCAGCTGGTTTCTCGGCGCAAGTGCAGTTGTCATCGGGATCGCCACGGATGGCAGTAACCCGGCGCCAGAACATGTACGTGTACTTCGCATGCCAACAGGCGATCGCGCGCTAATGCGCATT
Encoded here:
- a CDS encoding cupin domain-containing protein, whose translation is MKRIFSAVAAIVTIVAAVAWATSLAEPSKKEIVGLTPDKVRWFTPPYYNDGRQRAHLFGDSSQGGTWIDRVKIPDGARVLAHTHPRDELATVIEGTWYVGEGAKFDAAKLKSYPAGSFVVIPANVPHFVEAKGAVVVQLTGIGKWQTDYLEK